The following coding sequences are from one Streptomyces sp. NBC_00536 window:
- a CDS encoding MerR family transcriptional regulator, which translates to MFTIGDFAKHGRVSVRMLRHYDAIGLLRPARVDPGSGYRHYEAAQLSRLNRIIALKELGFSLQQVGSILDERVGPQELRGMLRLRRAELESAMAAAADRLGQVETRLRSIESEGTMSTDDIVVKSLPAVRLAELTGIAASYAPQDIGPVIGPLYDELCARLEAARVTPTGPGVAYYEDAPEPDGGAILVHAALPVAAAVRAEDLGPDTAIVVLPAVERAATVVHRGAMDDVLPSSQALARWIDARGLRSAGYAREVTLACPPDRAEWVTELQEPIA; encoded by the coding sequence ATGTTCACCATCGGAGACTTCGCCAAACACGGCCGGGTGTCGGTCCGCATGCTGCGTCACTACGACGCCATCGGGCTGCTGCGCCCCGCCCGTGTCGACCCCGGCAGTGGCTACCGCCACTACGAGGCCGCCCAGCTCTCGCGGCTCAACCGGATCATCGCGCTCAAGGAACTCGGCTTCAGCCTCCAGCAGGTGGGGTCGATCCTCGACGAGCGGGTGGGTCCGCAAGAGCTGCGCGGCATGCTGCGGCTGCGCCGGGCGGAACTGGAGAGCGCCATGGCCGCCGCGGCGGACCGGCTCGGCCAGGTCGAGACGAGGCTCCGGAGCATCGAGAGCGAGGGAACCATGTCCACCGACGACATCGTGGTCAAGAGCCTGCCCGCCGTGCGGCTGGCCGAGTTGACCGGGATCGCCGCGAGTTACGCGCCGCAGGACATCGGGCCGGTCATCGGCCCGCTGTACGACGAACTGTGCGCCCGGCTGGAGGCGGCCCGGGTGACGCCCACGGGGCCCGGCGTCGCGTACTACGAGGACGCGCCGGAGCCGGACGGCGGGGCGATCCTCGTCCACGCGGCCCTGCCGGTGGCGGCGGCGGTCCGCGCCGAGGACCTGGGCCCGGATACGGCGATCGTCGTGCTCCCGGCGGTGGAGCGCGCGGCCACCGTGGTGCACCGGGGCGCGATGGACGACGTACTGCCCAGTTCGCAGGCCCTGGCGCGGTGGATCGACGCGCGGGGCCTGCGATCGGCCGGTTACGCGCGCGAAGTGACCCTCGCGTGCCCGCCCGACCGGGCGGAGTGGGTCACCGAGCTCCAGGAGCCGATCGCCTAG
- a CDS encoding GNAT family N-acetyltransferase produces the protein MMDAFATRVTDGETVGPSGPPGLPGVIPAARVELVPLAVGHAEEMAGVLGDPALYRFTGGEPEDVDALRARYARQSAGSPDPAVLWGNWVVRVRGDGRLVGTVQATVADGAAEVAWVIGTAWQGRGFAREAAYALVARLTDASDGRATVAHTVVAHVHPDHHASAAVAAACGLAPTSEVQDGEVRWRRGGPPRAR, from the coding sequence ATGATGGACGCCTTCGCGACCCGGGTCACCGACGGCGAGACGGTGGGGCCCTCCGGGCCGCCGGGGCTGCCCGGGGTGATTCCGGCGGCGCGGGTGGAGTTGGTGCCGTTGGCCGTGGGGCATGCGGAGGAGATGGCCGGGGTGCTGGGTGACCCTGCGCTGTACCGCTTCACCGGTGGGGAACCGGAAGATGTCGACGCGCTGCGCGCACGCTACGCCCGGCAGAGTGCGGGTTCGCCCGACCCGGCGGTCCTGTGGGGCAACTGGGTGGTGCGGGTGCGCGGTGACGGGCGGCTGGTGGGGACCGTACAGGCCACCGTCGCGGACGGCGCCGCGGAGGTGGCCTGGGTGATCGGCACGGCCTGGCAGGGCCGGGGGTTCGCGCGGGAGGCCGCGTACGCGCTGGTGGCCCGGCTGACGGACGCCTCCGACGGCCGGGCCACCGTCGCGCACACGGTGGTCGCGCACGTCCATCCGGACCACCACGCCTCGGCGGCGGTGGCCGCCGCCTGCGGACTCGCCCCCACCTCCGAGGTGCAGGACGGCGAGGTCCGCTGGCGGCGGGGCGGGCCTCCCCGCGCGCGCTGA
- a CDS encoding four-carbon acid sugar kinase family protein: protein MTFRDEVRSGITVLADDLTSAGDGAAPFRRTGHEARILLAAPAAVPRHATGVTAVDLGSRVLDEESAALHTWRAARLFAGSELLFKTVDSTLRGHVAAEVRAARAGSRRRAVVIAPAFPAEGRVTVAGVQYVRGVPVHESDFARDPVHPVRCSDLVTLFPEAVLAEPGPGPGFAAELPGLIGNGDLIVCSAASDGDLDRLVAAVPRLDDVLWVGSPGLAAALARRCARAAGSAAPVPAPARRPLIVVGSANPTSRAQLAALRARADVQGITVSGDPATAVETLRGLTAPVLTLRTPDERHAPHTARALARSLAAVVQALIEEGLVDALVVTGGETAATVLRTLDATGIGLVDEPEPGVARGTLLGRLPLPVLIKAGGFGDDAMLLRLCHLIRHPCDPDPGDHP, encoded by the coding sequence ATGACATTCCGCGACGAGGTGCGGTCGGGCATCACCGTCCTGGCGGATGACCTCACCAGCGCCGGGGACGGTGCCGCACCGTTCCGCCGGACCGGCCACGAGGCCCGGATCCTGCTCGCCGCCCCGGCGGCGGTGCCGCGGCACGCCACGGGCGTGACCGCGGTCGACCTCGGGAGCCGCGTCCTGGACGAGGAGTCCGCCGCTCTGCACACGTGGCGCGCGGCGCGCCTGTTCGCCGGCTCCGAGCTGCTCTTCAAGACGGTGGATTCCACCCTGCGCGGTCATGTCGCGGCAGAGGTCCGGGCCGCGCGGGCGGGATCGCGGCGGCGGGCCGTCGTCATCGCTCCGGCCTTCCCGGCGGAGGGCAGGGTGACGGTGGCGGGAGTCCAGTACGTACGGGGTGTGCCGGTCCACGAGAGCGACTTCGCACGTGACCCGGTACACCCCGTGCGGTGCTCGGACCTCGTGACCCTGTTCCCGGAGGCCGTTCTCGCAGAGCCAGGGCCGGGGCCGGGGTTCGCGGCCGAGCTGCCCGGGCTGATCGGCAACGGTGACCTGATCGTCTGCTCCGCCGCCAGTGACGGCGACCTCGACCGCCTGGTGGCGGCGGTGCCACGCCTCGACGACGTGCTGTGGGTCGGCTCCCCGGGTCTGGCGGCCGCCCTCGCCCGACGGTGCGCACGCGCTGCCGGCAGCGCTGCTCCGGTGCCCGCGCCGGCCCGGCGCCCACTGATCGTCGTAGGAAGCGCCAACCCCACGAGCCGGGCTCAGCTGGCCGCGCTCCGTGCCCGGGCGGATGTCCAGGGGATCACCGTCAGCGGCGATCCGGCCACGGCAGTGGAGACGCTGCGCGGCCTGACGGCCCCCGTCCTCACCCTGCGGACACCCGATGAGCGCCACGCGCCACACACCGCGCGAGCACTCGCCCGCTCGCTGGCAGCGGTCGTCCAGGCGCTGATCGAAGAGGGCTTGGTCGACGCGCTCGTCGTCACCGGGGGAGAAACGGCCGCGACCGTGCTCCGGACCCTCGATGCCACCGGCATCGGCCTGGTCGACGAACCCGAACCCGGCGTCGCCCGCGGAACCCTGCTCGGGCGGCTCCCCCTCCCCGTGCTGATCAAGGCGGGCGGCTTCGGCGACGACGCCATGCTCCTGCGCCTGTGCCATCTCATCCGACATCCCTGCGACCCCGACCCGGGAGACCACCCATGA
- a CDS encoding LysR substrate-binding domain-containing protein — protein MRWPGLPPLNTLLPFEATVRHASMTAAAQELHVTHGAVSRQIQNLERSLGTTLFERQARALRPTPQARQLAAVVRDALDQIDAAARQISHRTTAGPLTLSCEPTLLMRWLIPRLPDLAANVPGVTVHLSAGGGPVFFERDDIDLAIRRDDFPFPEEVSRTRLFAERIGPVCRPDLAARLTGAADLVGAADLTGAALLHTGTRPQAWDDWRRITGMTAEPASEQTLEHFYLTLQAAVAGVGVAIAPYAVVRDDLERGQLVAPFGFVPDGTGYHLLSRQPPERDARVRRLTAWLRAETTRLEADSDQA, from the coding sequence ATGCGATGGCCGGGTCTGCCCCCTCTGAACACTCTGCTGCCCTTCGAAGCGACCGTCCGGCACGCGAGCATGACCGCGGCGGCGCAGGAACTGCACGTGACGCACGGCGCGGTGAGCCGACAGATCCAGAACCTGGAGCGGTCCCTCGGGACAACACTGTTCGAGCGGCAGGCACGCGCGCTGCGCCCGACCCCGCAGGCTCGTCAGCTGGCGGCCGTCGTCCGGGACGCACTCGATCAGATCGATGCGGCCGCCCGGCAGATCTCGCACCGCACCACCGCAGGACCGCTCACCCTCTCGTGCGAGCCCACGCTCTTGATGCGGTGGCTCATTCCCCGCCTGCCCGATCTGGCCGCGAACGTCCCGGGCGTCACGGTCCACCTGTCCGCGGGCGGCGGTCCCGTCTTCTTCGAGCGGGACGACATCGACCTCGCGATCCGCCGGGACGACTTCCCGTTTCCCGAAGAGGTGAGCCGGACCCGCTTGTTCGCGGAGCGGATCGGACCCGTCTGCCGGCCCGATCTCGCGGCCCGCCTGACCGGCGCCGCCGACCTGGTGGGGGCTGCCGACCTGACGGGGGCCGCCCTCCTGCACACCGGCACGCGGCCGCAGGCGTGGGACGACTGGCGACGCATCACCGGCATGACAGCGGAGCCCGCCTCCGAGCAGACCCTGGAGCACTTCTACCTGACTCTCCAGGCTGCCGTGGCAGGCGTCGGGGTCGCGATCGCCCCGTACGCCGTCGTCCGCGACGACCTGGAGCGAGGACAACTCGTCGCACCCTTCGGTTTCGTTCCCGACGGCACCGGCTACCACCTCCTCAGCCGTCAACCACCCGAGCGGGACGCACGCGTCCGTCGGCTGACGGCATGGCTGCGGGCCGAGACGACCCGGCTCGAAGCCGATTCAGACCAGGCGTGA